The window ACGGTAATTATACATTTTCACGACAGGTGTAGCGGATATGATCAGTGCGACGGAACGTGGCATCCTTCTCCTCTCTTTGGGAGCGATGTGCGTCCTGGCTGCCCTCGTTCTCCTGTGGGAATACGCGCTCCCGGTGGCGTTGCTCGTCTGTGGCCTCCTTCTCATCACCAGGGGAAAACACAGGCCGTGATGCTCGACCCCGTCAACTCCGGGAGTAATCCCACTTTTCCAGACAGGTCGTTCGTCCGTCACCGGTTCGTCCGACAGTGAGAGCCACTCATCCACACCCATCCTCACTCAACCGATTCTCGAGCGAGCGATCACCCTTGAGCGGGTCGAAACACTCTGAACGACCGAATAGTTCAAGAGCTATCGTGTGCATTGGATGCCCATACCATGGAGTGGCGGGAATCCGAACGACAGTTCGACGACGAGGTGCTCGAGGTGGACACGCTTGGCCAGATGTTCGCGAAAACGGTCGAGCGAAACAACGGGAAACCTGCCCAGCGATATAAAGGCGGCATCTACGACCGATCGCTCGCGGGGGTCGCGTTCGATCCGGCCCCCACCGGCGACTACGCGATGCTTACCTACGACGAGATGGGCGCGATCGTCAACACGCTGGCTGCGGGCTTTCGCGACCTCGGCGTCGCGGCAGGCGACCGGGTCGCGATGTTCGCCGGCACACGCCTGGAGTGGGCTCAGTCGGACTTCGCCCTGCTCTCGGCGGGCGCGGTCGTCACGACGGTGTATCGAAGCTCCTCATCCCGGCAGGTGCGATACCTGCTCGAGGATCCCGGTGCGACCGGCGTCGTCGTCGAGAACGAGGAACTGCTCAAGCGGGTGCTCGAGGTGGAGGACGACCTCGACCTCGAGTTCATCGTCTCGATGGACGACCTCGAGGGGTACGACGACCGCGACGACATCGTGACGCTCGCGGAGGTCTACGCACGCGGCGAGGGCGGCGAGGACGCCGTGGAAGACTGGCTCGAGGAGCGAACGCCGGACGACCTGGCGAGTCTGATCTACACGAGCGGGACGACTGGCCAGCCGAAGGGGGTCGAGTTGACCCACCGCAACTTCCGGACGAACGTCAATCAGGTGTACCGTCGGTACGGGCCGCGGCCGGGGAAGCCGGCGGGGTCGCCGTCGATCGATGGCGACACCCAGACCGTCTCGTTCCTGCCGCTGGCGCACGTCTTCGAGCGGACGGCCGGTCACTTCGTGATGTTCGCCGCTGGCGGCTGTGTCGCCTACGCCGAGAGTTCCGACACGCTCAAGGAGGACTTCCAGCTCGTCGGCCCGACGACGGCGACGAGCGTCCCGCGCGTGTACGAGAAGATCTACGACGCCATCCGCGAGCAGGCCAGCGAGTCGTCGGTCAAAGAGCGGATCTTCCACTGGGCGACCGACGTGAGCCGGGACTACTACCGTGCGGACAGCCCGGGAACGGGCCTGAAACTCAAGATGAAGATCGCGGACAAACTCGTCTTCTCGCAGGTCAAAGAGGCCCTGGGCGGCAACGTGGAGTTCCTCGTCAGCGGCGGCGGAACGCTCTCGGCGGAGCTGTGTACGCTGTATCACGGGATGGGCCTGCCCATCTACGAGGGGTACGGCCTGACCGAGACGTCGCCGGTCGTCACGACGAACCCTCCCGAGGAGCCAAAAATCGGCACCATCGGCGTCCCCGTCCTCGATTGTGAGCTCAAAGTCGACAAAACCGTCGTCCCCGAGGAGAGCACCTCGACTACCGTCGGCGAGACCGGCGAGTTGCTCGTCCAGGGGCCACACGTGGCCAGAGGCTACTGGAATAAACCCGAAAAGACCGCCGAGGCCTTTTTCGAGGACGAGGACGGGCGCTGGTTCCGCACCGGTGACATCGTCACCATCCGTTCGGACGGCTACCTCGTCTTCCACGAGCGCTCGAAACAGATGCTCGTGCTCTCGACGGGTAAAAACGTCGCCCCGGCACCGATCGAGGACAGCTTCGCCCAGAGCCAGGTGGTCGAACAGTGCATGGTCGTCGGCGACGGCGAGAAGTTCGTCGGCGCGCTCATCGTTCCCAATTTCCAGTACCTGCGGGACGTACTCGAGCTCGCGGACGACGAACGGATCGTCGACAGCGAGGCGGCTCACGAGCTGGTGCAGGCCGAAGTCGACGCCGTCAACGAGGACTTCGAGAAACACGAGCAGATCAAGCAGTTCCAGCTGGTTTCCGAGGAGTTCACCGAGGAAAACGAGATGCTAACGCCGACGATGAAGAAGAAGCGCCGGGTGATCCTCGAGAAATTCAACCAGGAGGTCGCCGACATCTACCCGGAGCGGTCGGCCGACACGCCGACAGAGCCGGCTGACTGAGCGTCTCCGATCACCACCATCCTTCGGTGTCAGACCACGCAGTGTCATCGTCGCGAGCAGTGAGACCGACGGCTGTCAGTTGGTGCGATATTCGCGGCTGAACATACGCACGAATCCGTACTCTCCGTTTCCTCGAGGATAAGACATGGTTCGATT of the Natronosalvus vescus genome contains:
- a CDS encoding AMP-dependent synthetase/ligase — encoded protein: MEWRESERQFDDEVLEVDTLGQMFAKTVERNNGKPAQRYKGGIYDRSLAGVAFDPAPTGDYAMLTYDEMGAIVNTLAAGFRDLGVAAGDRVAMFAGTRLEWAQSDFALLSAGAVVTTVYRSSSSRQVRYLLEDPGATGVVVENEELLKRVLEVEDDLDLEFIVSMDDLEGYDDRDDIVTLAEVYARGEGGEDAVEDWLEERTPDDLASLIYTSGTTGQPKGVELTHRNFRTNVNQVYRRYGPRPGKPAGSPSIDGDTQTVSFLPLAHVFERTAGHFVMFAAGGCVAYAESSDTLKEDFQLVGPTTATSVPRVYEKIYDAIREQASESSVKERIFHWATDVSRDYYRADSPGTGLKLKMKIADKLVFSQVKEALGGNVEFLVSGGGTLSAELCTLYHGMGLPIYEGYGLTETSPVVTTNPPEEPKIGTIGVPVLDCELKVDKTVVPEESTSTTVGETGELLVQGPHVARGYWNKPEKTAEAFFEDEDGRWFRTGDIVTIRSDGYLVFHERSKQMLVLSTGKNVAPAPIEDSFAQSQVVEQCMVVGDGEKFVGALIVPNFQYLRDVLELADDERIVDSEAAHELVQAEVDAVNEDFEKHEQIKQFQLVSEEFTEENEMLTPTMKKKRRVILEKFNQEVADIYPERSADTPTEPAD